Proteins from one Legionella adelaidensis genomic window:
- a CDS encoding IS110 family transposase produces MSGFDCVGVDVAKDKFDVSVEYKGKSKHKVFANKEQGYIEFLTWLHEYTINPWVCMEATGHYSTKIADFLIGQGIRVSVVNPFQIKNYAKASLIRNKNDRVDSEVIRQFCKRMEPRPYQASSPEQKEIKDLTKLLDMLKGQLTQLTNQRHSTQGSIAKKALTKLIMQLEKEIAKVEKQIADLIASNSQLKEKLELITSIKGIGNLTAYHILALMPDVNSFSTAKQFAAYTGITPKQRESGTFIGKTTISKLGDARLRKSLYMAALVAKRYNKGLASFVARLQLKGKTPKTIICAVMRKLTHIIFGVLKNKLPYNENYHCI; encoded by the coding sequence ATGTCAGGGTTCGATTGTGTAGGTGTTGATGTTGCGAAAGATAAATTTGACGTATCCGTTGAGTATAAAGGGAAAAGCAAACATAAAGTTTTTGCTAATAAGGAGCAAGGATATATTGAGTTTTTAACATGGCTTCATGAATACACTATTAACCCTTGGGTTTGTATGGAAGCAACTGGGCATTACAGCACAAAAATCGCGGATTTTCTAATAGGGCAAGGCATCCGAGTCAGTGTAGTTAATCCATTTCAAATTAAAAACTATGCCAAAGCGTCACTTATTCGGAATAAAAATGACCGGGTAGATTCGGAAGTTATTCGACAGTTTTGTAAACGGATGGAGCCTCGTCCCTATCAGGCTTCGTCTCCTGAGCAGAAAGAAATTAAAGACTTAACCAAGCTTCTTGATATGTTAAAAGGTCAATTAACTCAGCTCACTAATCAAAGGCATAGTACTCAAGGAAGTATTGCAAAGAAAGCTTTGACCAAGCTTATTATGCAGCTTGAGAAAGAAATTGCGAAGGTAGAAAAACAAATTGCGGACTTAATTGCTAGTAATTCACAACTTAAAGAAAAATTGGAGTTAATTACCAGTATAAAAGGCATTGGCAATTTAACGGCCTATCATATTCTGGCCCTTATGCCAGATGTCAATTCCTTTTCTACTGCCAAGCAATTTGCAGCCTATACGGGTATTACTCCAAAACAGCGTGAGTCAGGAACCTTTATCGGTAAAACTACTATCTCAAAATTAGGGGATGCCAGATTGAGGAAATCTTTATACATGGCTGCATTAGTCGCCAAACGATATAATAAAGGGCTTGCTTCGTTTGTAGCTCGTTTACAATTAAAGGGAAAAACACCAAAAACCATTATCTGTGCCGTTATGCGAAAATTAACACATATAATTTTTGGTGTTCTTAAAAATAAACTGCCTTATAATGAAAATTATCATTGCATTTAA
- a CDS encoding class II glutamine amidotransferase → MCRFTAYLGRPIVLNDILYKPKNSLIKQSTSAKEMEEPLNGDGFGMAWYDYRLDPLPGVFKTIQPAWNDVNLETLSGKISSECFLAHVRAASTGNVNVFNTHPFTFQEYSFMHNGGIAGFEEIRRSLRAALSDEMDGWIKGQTDSEHFFALFLDLFLKTKLDFNLESCYFIVREAIDYVALLQHKAHIHDPSYINFVLSNGKCLFVLRYVSKSNYMAPSLHYSYGDSLEYENGNCVMQPSLSHQNHAVLVASEKLASHKMHWHDVPTNHVLFVNENLETKVKAL, encoded by the coding sequence ATGTGTCGTTTTACTGCGTACTTAGGGAGGCCAATTGTTTTAAACGATATTCTCTACAAACCAAAAAATTCGTTAATCAAACAAAGTACCAGTGCCAAAGAAATGGAAGAGCCATTAAATGGGGATGGGTTTGGTATGGCATGGTATGATTACCGATTAGACCCTCTTCCTGGTGTTTTTAAAACGATCCAGCCTGCCTGGAACGATGTAAATTTAGAAACCTTATCAGGAAAAATATCTTCAGAATGCTTTTTGGCTCATGTGCGTGCTGCAAGTACGGGGAATGTTAACGTTTTTAATACCCACCCTTTCACGTTTCAAGAATATTCATTTATGCATAATGGCGGGATAGCCGGGTTTGAGGAAATTCGACGCTCCCTTCGAGCCGCCCTTTCGGATGAAATGGACGGTTGGATAAAAGGTCAAACTGACTCTGAGCATTTTTTTGCCCTGTTCTTGGATTTATTTTTAAAAACCAAGCTCGATTTTAATTTAGAAAGTTGCTATTTCATTGTAAGAGAGGCTATTGATTATGTCGCTTTATTACAACACAAAGCCCATATTCATGATCCTTCTTACATCAATTTTGTTTTAAGTAATGGCAAATGCTTATTTGTCTTACGTTATGTCTCAAAAAGTAATTATATGGCGCCGAGTTTGCATTATTCCTATGGCGATAGTCTGGAATATGAAAATGGCAATTGTGTAATGCAGCCCTCTCTCAGTCATCAAAATCATGCTGTGCTGGTGGCCTCAGAAAAATTAGCCAGCCATAAAATGCATTGGCACGATGTACCCACCAATCATGTACTTTTTGTGAATGAGAACTTGGAAACAAAAGTGAAAGCATTATAG
- a CDS encoding DNA adenine methylase — translation MNSVQFNKNYGGPLHYLGNRFLSLPDTSGHMHPDSSWLKEHFSIIQFNNDGKKYKRCIEPFSGCASWTIAAMELGVAEQYIINDSDKVLILSLKLIKDEPVLLKERYALLVQGFEQSSAKKAYFLKTLETYNHVNNDNEKALILPFIINHSWSGILFHNSTGDILYWEGPLFEGKSSERFLEKANLSVEQFNTEIDRVSGLFNANHIEFRSGDFLDALVDIRSDDFIALNPPYPENERSVAEKTGMYTELYSPEKLHENLKQLVDKMEDNGIHYYMTYGFYNPILHKYVLLDSMKNPKNYFRVLGYENCAFGIGLDQMYFTSKFSIPTHLKTKVILATKVLEKGSTIKPEEALRQYNALLPIS, via the coding sequence ATGAATTCTGTTCAATTTAATAAAAACTATGGTGGTCCTTTACATTATCTTGGGAATCGTTTTTTAAGTCTGCCTGATACATCCGGCCATATGCATCCTGATAGCAGTTGGCTTAAAGAACATTTTTCAATTATTCAATTTAATAATGATGGGAAAAAATATAAGCGTTGCATAGAGCCTTTTTCTGGTTGTGCTTCTTGGACTATTGCTGCAATGGAATTGGGGGTTGCTGAGCAATACATAATTAACGATAGCGATAAAGTTCTTATTCTCTCGCTTAAGCTAATTAAAGATGAACCAGTGCTTTTAAAAGAACGTTATGCATTGCTGGTGCAAGGATTTGAACAATCGTCCGCAAAAAAAGCTTATTTTTTAAAGACCCTGGAAACTTATAATCATGTGAATAATGATAATGAAAAAGCGTTGATTTTGCCTTTTATTATTAATCATTCTTGGTCAGGTATTTTATTTCATAATAGCACAGGCGATATCCTTTATTGGGAAGGGCCACTTTTTGAAGGTAAATCCAGTGAGAGATTTTTAGAAAAAGCAAATTTATCGGTTGAACAGTTTAATACAGAAATTGATAGAGTTTCTGGGCTATTTAATGCAAACCATATTGAATTTAGAAGTGGTGATTTTTTGGATGCATTAGTTGATATTCGCTCTGATGATTTCATCGCTCTAAATCCTCCTTATCCAGAGAATGAGCGTTCTGTAGCAGAAAAAACTGGTATGTATACAGAACTCTATTCGCCAGAAAAATTGCATGAAAATTTAAAGCAATTAGTTGATAAAATGGAAGATAACGGCATTCATTATTATATGACTTATGGTTTCTATAATCCGATATTACATAAGTATGTGCTTCTTGATAGCATGAAAAATCCTAAAAATTATTTTAGGGTGCTTGGATATGAAAATTGCGCCTTTGGTATAGGACTAGATCAAATGTATTTTACTTCGAAATTTTCCATTCCAACGCATTTAAAAACAAAAGTTATTTTAGCAACTAAAGTTTTAGAAAAGGGCTCAACAATTAAGCCAGAGGAAGCGCTTAGACAATATAATGCTCTTCTGCCTATTAGTTAG
- a CDS encoding helix-turn-helix domain-containing protein: MSDSEELKFTKSSGNVFQDLGYRNADEHLLKAKFAMVINRVITEKSLTQIETAKLLGIDQPKVSRLSRGQLSGFSIDKLITFLILLNQDIEVNIKPHSRGVGRDNFDTHFSLNYLAC; this comes from the coding sequence ATGAGTGATTCTGAAGAGTTAAAATTTACAAAATCATCTGGAAATGTTTTCCAGGATTTGGGCTATCGTAATGCAGATGAACATTTGCTAAAAGCTAAATTTGCTATGGTTATTAATAGAGTTATTACTGAGAAAAGCCTTACTCAAATTGAAACAGCAAAGCTTTTGGGAATTGATCAGCCAAAAGTATCCAGGCTATCTCGAGGCCAATTATCTGGCTTTTCAATTGACAAGCTGATCACCTTCTTGATTTTACTTAACCAAGATATTGAGGTTAATATAAAGCCTCATTCAAGAGGTGTTGGCCGTGATAATTTTGATACTCATTTTTCATTAAACTATTTGGCTTGTTAA
- a CDS encoding type II toxin-antitoxin system RelE/ParE family toxin has translation MKELVWLGRSLDDLKSFPDEVQDEIGYALHCAQMGNTYSSTKMFKGHGSGVYEILSDFNTDAYRAVYVVNLDDCLYVLHAFQKKSKSGIKTPKPDLNIIETRLKQLKMALQRGEI, from the coding sequence GTGAAAGAATTAGTGTGGCTTGGTCGAAGCCTGGATGATTTAAAATCATTTCCTGATGAGGTACAAGATGAAATAGGTTATGCATTACATTGTGCTCAAATGGGAAACACTTATTCATCAACAAAAATGTTTAAAGGGCATGGTTCTGGTGTTTATGAAATTTTGAGCGATTTTAATACAGATGCTTATAGGGCTGTTTATGTAGTAAATCTTGATGATTGTTTATACGTCTTACACGCATTCCAGAAAAAATCAAAATCTGGTATTAAAACACCTAAGCCTGATTTAAATATCATTGAAACCAGGTTGAAGCAACTAAAGATGGCCTTACAAAGAGGTGAGATATGA
- a CDS encoding ankyrin repeat domain-containing protein, translating to MTKRINPYYHLLKTEKESAVSAVLPNKIELKTSREGGEYGMIFLPSFQFRIELAGKIYEIRKPHISIFKDYRSFSRSSTYHMTADLFSAEETSYTLHVYFDEHDQVIQRPVLKAEVGAAGSEDREIEVEDSMLIDLARIHCAPVMRQLRLAQKKCIDALSSRVEAELQAVFSLSQETIPELSQALSITKQLTQATENLQNLGGSDHFHSMLLQYSNNIEWALAEKLQEEALEKELTQVQTNETAVSDAEALEPLALPVTDTPAPIKVSPTKAKRQLELEEQLSELKRQIVLLSQYKARSEPSDMSLGDLLAFKTAAENALVQWLSCPLNAYSNQHLGLINECLSITRVSCVQMLSRALVAGDLPTMEELANFVPYLPENHLLFAIHSNNSKVLEWLLTKGNVLVNQLQLSYQGKPRTLLEIAYLKNSVDCFKVLLAHGASPFILAEDGLPIAHHVSLQRHGPMHGALIEHVVSLNYQSFYKHLATILESYVMRSDLSPVRRDELQRCITDYRLAKNLKLPVSSAGLTHIARSNTSLIEGVHDTFGEDFIHSIETSPEVRAKRDELLALQAEYLKKLSPGEFRKVNKIGQDWIRKIIEFQKKHHYEITTQQVVEGLDNLIKQYQLMLRQRDVVKELNRYAGRQYRKAPREYKALTAENNSLLAEIKRLSLTTEILDDAELTDAIDEIEKMGAQVQQIQTQFSGLFSKVLIEDLDGTFLTLEEVGKKYKSLEEIQEARYRFFSQPKADVPKRAELPKDESSQPSP from the coding sequence ATGACAAAACGTATCAATCCTTATTATCATCTATTAAAAACGGAAAAAGAAAGTGCTGTTAGCGCCGTATTGCCTAACAAAATAGAACTCAAAACCAGTCGTGAGGGAGGTGAGTATGGAATGATATTCCTGCCATCCTTTCAATTCAGGATTGAGTTAGCCGGAAAAATATATGAGATTAGAAAACCTCACATTAGTATTTTTAAAGATTATCGCTCATTCTCTCGCTCTAGCACCTATCATATGACAGCAGATTTATTTAGTGCTGAGGAAACCTCCTATACGCTTCATGTTTATTTTGATGAACACGACCAAGTGATCCAAAGGCCTGTCTTAAAAGCAGAAGTCGGAGCCGCTGGCTCAGAAGATAGGGAAATTGAAGTAGAAGATTCGATGCTTATTGATTTAGCAAGAATACATTGTGCGCCGGTGATGAGACAGCTGCGCTTAGCACAAAAAAAATGTATTGATGCACTTTCATCGCGGGTAGAAGCTGAACTGCAAGCTGTATTCTCTTTATCACAAGAAACTATTCCAGAACTTAGTCAGGCTTTATCCATTACCAAACAATTAACACAAGCGACTGAAAACCTGCAAAATCTTGGAGGATCTGACCATTTTCACTCAATGCTATTGCAATACAGTAACAATATTGAGTGGGCATTAGCTGAAAAGTTGCAGGAAGAAGCGTTAGAAAAAGAACTAACGCAAGTGCAAACTAACGAAACCGCTGTGTCAGATGCAGAAGCACTTGAACCATTAGCCTTGCCGGTCACGGATACACCTGCACCAATCAAAGTTAGCCCAACAAAAGCAAAACGTCAGCTAGAACTTGAGGAGCAATTAAGCGAGCTAAAACGGCAAATAGTTTTACTATCCCAATACAAAGCACGTAGCGAGCCCTCAGACATGTCTCTTGGTGATCTATTGGCTTTTAAAACTGCTGCAGAAAATGCACTCGTACAATGGTTGTCTTGCCCATTAAATGCTTATTCTAATCAACATTTAGGATTAATTAATGAGTGTTTATCCATTACTCGGGTAAGCTGTGTCCAAATGTTATCTCGAGCCCTCGTTGCTGGTGATCTGCCTACAATGGAAGAACTAGCTAACTTTGTTCCATACCTTCCTGAGAATCATCTCTTATTTGCTATTCATTCGAATAATTCCAAGGTCTTGGAATGGTTGTTAACAAAAGGGAATGTATTAGTTAACCAGCTTCAACTCTCTTATCAAGGGAAACCAAGAACCCTTTTGGAAATCGCCTATTTAAAAAATAGTGTGGATTGTTTTAAAGTACTGTTAGCGCATGGAGCTTCACCATTCATCCTGGCAGAAGATGGCCTTCCTATAGCACACCATGTATCCTTACAACGTCATGGCCCTATGCATGGTGCTTTAATTGAGCACGTTGTTTCATTAAATTATCAATCATTCTACAAACATCTTGCTACTATTTTAGAATCCTATGTTATGAGATCTGATTTATCCCCTGTACGAAGAGATGAATTACAACGATGCATTACTGACTATCGGCTAGCTAAAAACCTTAAACTTCCAGTTAGTTCTGCAGGACTAACTCACATAGCCCGTTCTAATACTAGCTTAATTGAAGGAGTACATGACACTTTTGGCGAAGATTTTATTCACTCAATTGAAACATCCCCGGAAGTAAGAGCAAAAAGGGATGAACTGCTTGCATTGCAAGCAGAATATTTGAAAAAATTATCACCTGGCGAATTTCGCAAAGTAAATAAAATAGGCCAAGATTGGATAAGAAAAATCATTGAATTTCAAAAAAAACATCATTATGAAATTACCACTCAACAAGTTGTTGAAGGTTTGGATAATTTAATCAAGCAATACCAGCTTATGTTGAGGCAACGTGATGTAGTTAAAGAACTAAATCGTTACGCGGGAAGGCAATACAGGAAAGCTCCAAGAGAATACAAAGCTTTGACAGCTGAAAATAATTCACTGTTAGCTGAAATAAAGCGACTGAGTCTGACAACCGAGATTTTGGACGATGCAGAACTCACAGATGCGATAGACGAGATAGAGAAGATGGGGGCTCAGGTACAACAAATTCAAACCCAGTTTTCAGGATTGTTCTCCAAAGTTTTAATAGAGGATTTAGATGGAACGTTCTTAACTCTAGAAGAAGTCGGGAAAAAATACAAAAGTCTGGAAGAAATCCAAGAAGCAAGATATCGGTTTTTCTCTCAGCCAAAAGCGGATGTTCCGAAGAGAGCAGAATTACCAAAAGATGAGAGTTCCCAACCATCCCCATAA
- a CDS encoding 6,7-dimethyl-8-ribityllumazine synthase, whose translation MSKPNILIVLSNYYKSLSERQLEICLEKIKPYHYNYQVEVVEAGTYEIPAVIQHFHRVHRFDGYLPLSLLLKGKTDHYEFIWQHVKECFIQFALEGLNIGNGIISAPSMEILHERVENGERTQEAINALDYLIRLKNKNNAPP comes from the coding sequence ATGTCAAAACCAAATATCCTTATTGTATTATCTAACTACTATAAAAGTTTGTCAGAAAGACAGCTTGAGATTTGTTTGGAAAAGATAAAACCCTATCATTATAACTATCAAGTAGAAGTAGTGGAAGCAGGGACTTATGAAATTCCTGCCGTAATTCAACACTTCCATCGTGTGCATCGGTTTGATGGTTATTTACCCTTAAGCTTATTACTGAAAGGAAAAACAGACCACTATGAGTTTATTTGGCAACATGTCAAGGAATGTTTTATCCAATTTGCTTTAGAGGGGTTAAATATAGGAAATGGGATTATCTCAGCTCCAAGTATGGAAATTTTGCACGAAAGGGTGGAGAATGGCGAAAGAACCCAAGAAGCAATTAATGCGCTAGATTATTTAATTCGTTTAAAAAATAAAAATAATGCGCCGCCTTAA
- a CDS encoding response regulator, translating into MQEAIELPHLNNKSLETLTVLVVEDNRVIQQVVKKLFIRAGVREENITIADNGKIAVELVEKSSDSYDVIYMDELMPEMQGPEATLKIREKEKTKSTNSIIFACSSSYDGVFPGSNTRLNKPLKFEELQEFLAKVIHAPEAFWFNAEQTACSYADAGSSSLGSSRNFDANTLFPRRNREKTSEDFIQSWEDRLKF; encoded by the coding sequence ATGCAAGAAGCAATAGAATTGCCTCATCTAAATAATAAATCGTTGGAAACTTTAACCGTTCTTGTTGTTGAAGATAATAGAGTTATTCAGCAGGTTGTTAAAAAGCTCTTTATAAGAGCCGGCGTGCGTGAAGAAAATATTACTATTGCAGATAATGGAAAAATTGCAGTTGAGCTGGTAGAAAAATCCTCAGATTCCTATGATGTCATTTATATGGATGAACTCATGCCAGAAATGCAAGGGCCCGAAGCTACGCTTAAAATCCGAGAGAAAGAGAAAACAAAAAGTACTAACAGTATTATTTTTGCCTGCTCCAGTTCTTATGATGGAGTATTTCCTGGGTCAAATACCCGTCTCAATAAACCGCTCAAATTTGAAGAATTGCAAGAGTTTTTGGCTAAAGTAATCCACGCTCCTGAAGCTTTTTGGTTCAATGCCGAGCAAACCGCTTGTTCCTATGCTGACGCTGGCAGCTCTTCTCTTGGCTCCTCAAGAAATTTTGATGCCAACACTCTTTTTCCCAGGAGGAACAGAGAAAAAACATCTGAAGACTTCATACAGAGTTGGGAGGATCGTTTAAAGTTTTAG
- a CDS encoding TCP11-related protein (This large protein, encoded in multiple species of the pathogenic bacterial lineage Legionella, has a region (see PF05794) related to the eukaryotic developmental protein TCP11 (t-complex protein 11).), protein MGVKAFGNTSFFGSQQPSNLGHNPQEEILQAAKKIQFLWRQTHLKQTAKESSKYVNRIVSLKKAQAQSFTELEEFLRDPSIQTLTHKLLLHLEQAKTLVIPDREQLPAFQVSERIFLSAYLIATKPDHIIEDPTELDHRIIQNAGEMLVAFEKLCKFMSQTYLPAPPARVSSPMARETPSSDNVFASMEQLHIEQTNERMQKDHRFLAEGRPYLENFHKAQMAYYAIFADWELHNSTRLVKIFIAKYLHIESRHFEALNNLDPRELEWCEAFRQQQKVLREKIKELKGEEGLFMLEEELKAHQQMLEANKWTLAPPDVLMHEMALNPHFTLTESDSLILPENDVSQAIGALELENVEPILTVLEEIRDHISYLVPHNQQFIANLWEEFNREGIGALIREVGIEDALYKVIFALFEKIKLLESPAHLPETQAFLKELDFKLSLQGTDRNLILKTAIEFIYKKLSEINRDLGNYYINQSRLSVSHNIETFEQSRFKERLGKKQFNLANVLESLNQIVVSPEKFQLTTAALCSKHVASHVARAILLSTLQHNGQLEASALPETFYLDHKRLIQWHRRFQQLFYTGSMLAFMETAALQLGTKIPPSEIIEQKETLLRLLDAGELDTPEKVADFATTSLMIVLAKQGKIISPREESLFRTLAGNICTGNHKAAEIIRNRLSNHLSMFLSKGYFPEQVQGKSKVYGLESEIAKLGDDILPVLHLHLKVHGKFYRKRMEARLWEPLYKIFREPHPPSDIPSMVAIEEESIVATHAYIQKLSFMLSGLILIQQRIFHENAWELGLMLDPSTLKEHAVTKDIIKMVNDPSISLDTIENKLLELMKKVAAEHNITYEADDERKMARMFSLAKTAQTPGSKVVLAELTTVCRKAAKGPLPKINHELISLFPDEIKKMCDQVNKIMEDVKEYHTVADSEPLAQQIPMMRSGKTLGL, encoded by the coding sequence ATGGGCGTGAAAGCTTTTGGCAACACATCTTTTTTTGGCAGTCAGCAACCTAGCAACTTGGGACATAACCCACAGGAAGAAATTCTCCAAGCAGCAAAAAAAATTCAATTTTTATGGAGGCAAACCCACCTAAAACAAACAGCAAAAGAATCTTCAAAATATGTAAATCGAATTGTTTCTTTAAAAAAAGCGCAGGCACAATCCTTTACAGAATTAGAAGAGTTTCTCCGTGATCCTTCTATCCAAACCTTAACTCATAAGCTTTTATTACATCTGGAACAAGCAAAAACATTAGTAATTCCTGACCGTGAGCAATTGCCTGCTTTTCAAGTATCGGAGCGTATTTTTCTCTCCGCTTATCTAATTGCTACAAAACCAGACCATATTATCGAGGACCCCACCGAGTTAGACCACAGAATCATACAAAATGCAGGTGAAATGCTAGTGGCTTTTGAAAAGCTCTGTAAATTTATGAGCCAAACTTATTTGCCAGCGCCACCTGCCAGAGTCAGCTCCCCTATGGCTAGAGAAACACCCTCTTCGGACAACGTATTTGCCAGTATGGAACAGCTTCATATAGAGCAAACAAACGAAAGAATGCAGAAAGATCATCGTTTCCTTGCGGAAGGTCGACCCTATTTGGAGAATTTTCATAAAGCACAAATGGCTTACTATGCTATTTTTGCGGATTGGGAACTACATAATTCCACTCGTTTAGTAAAAATATTTATTGCTAAATATTTGCACATTGAATCGAGGCATTTTGAGGCATTAAATAATTTAGATCCCCGAGAACTGGAGTGGTGTGAAGCATTCCGTCAACAACAAAAAGTCTTACGGGAAAAAATTAAAGAGCTTAAGGGTGAAGAAGGCTTATTCATGCTGGAGGAAGAACTAAAAGCTCACCAGCAAATGCTAGAGGCAAATAAATGGACTTTAGCGCCTCCTGACGTCTTAATGCATGAAATGGCTCTTAATCCCCATTTTACTCTGACGGAAAGTGACTCTCTGATTCTCCCTGAAAACGACGTAAGTCAGGCTATTGGGGCACTGGAATTAGAGAATGTCGAACCAATTCTAACAGTACTTGAAGAGATCCGTGATCATATAAGTTATTTGGTCCCTCATAATCAGCAATTTATTGCTAACTTATGGGAAGAATTTAATCGCGAAGGAATTGGGGCACTGATTCGAGAAGTCGGTATAGAAGATGCGCTGTATAAAGTTATTTTTGCATTATTCGAGAAAATTAAACTGCTGGAATCACCAGCACATCTTCCCGAAACCCAAGCTTTTTTAAAAGAGCTTGATTTCAAGTTGTCTTTGCAGGGAACAGATAGAAATCTTATTTTAAAAACTGCGATTGAGTTTATTTATAAAAAACTATCGGAAATTAATCGTGATCTGGGAAACTATTATATTAATCAATCGCGTTTATCAGTCAGCCATAATATTGAGACATTTGAACAGAGCAGATTTAAAGAGCGTCTCGGCAAAAAACAATTTAATCTGGCAAATGTTCTGGAGTCTCTCAATCAAATAGTTGTCTCGCCTGAAAAATTCCAGCTAACAACAGCGGCTTTATGCTCCAAACATGTGGCCAGCCATGTTGCCAGAGCCATTTTACTGTCTACTCTACAGCATAATGGGCAGTTAGAAGCGAGTGCTCTACCCGAAACCTTTTATTTAGACCACAAACGACTTATACAATGGCATAGAAGATTTCAACAACTTTTCTACACGGGCTCAATGTTGGCTTTCATGGAAACAGCGGCCCTCCAATTGGGGACTAAAATTCCCCCTTCCGAGATAATCGAGCAAAAAGAAACACTGTTAAGGCTTCTTGATGCTGGTGAATTAGACACCCCGGAAAAAGTAGCAGATTTTGCTACAACAAGTCTTATGATCGTCCTGGCTAAACAGGGGAAGATAATAAGCCCACGCGAGGAAAGCCTTTTTAGGACCTTGGCAGGTAATATTTGTACAGGGAACCATAAGGCTGCTGAAATAATAAGAAATAGACTAAGCAACCATTTATCAATGTTTCTAAGCAAAGGATACTTCCCTGAGCAAGTCCAGGGAAAATCAAAAGTATATGGTTTGGAATCAGAGATAGCAAAATTAGGAGATGACATTCTACCGGTATTACATCTGCATTTAAAAGTGCATGGAAAATTTTACCGAAAACGTATGGAAGCCCGTCTATGGGAACCCTTATATAAAATTTTCCGCGAACCTCACCCTCCTTCGGACATACCCTCTATGGTCGCGATAGAAGAAGAGTCGATTGTTGCTACGCACGCTTATATACAAAAATTATCTTTTATGCTTTCAGGATTAATCCTTATTCAACAAAGGATATTTCACGAAAACGCATGGGAATTGGGTTTAATGCTCGATCCTTCCACATTAAAGGAGCACGCCGTTACTAAAGACATTATAAAGATGGTAAATGATCCAAGCATCTCGCTAGATACTATAGAAAATAAATTATTAGAGTTAATGAAAAAAGTAGCGGCAGAACACAATATTACTTATGAAGCGGATGATGAGCGCAAAATGGCAAGAATGTTTAGCTTGGCAAAGACCGCCCAAACACCTGGGAGTAAGGTGGTGTTAGCCGAGCTGACAACTGTTTGTCGTAAAGCAGCTAAAGGCCCCCTACCTAAAATCAATCATGAGTTAATTAGCTTGTTTCCTGATGAAATAAAGAAAATGTGTGATCAAGTAAATAAAATAATGGAGGATGTGAAAGAATATCATACGGTTGCAGACAGCGAGCCTTTAGCACAACAGATTCCTATGATGCGTTCAGGTAAAACGCTTGGTCTTTAA